One genomic window of Vibrio parahaemolyticus includes the following:
- a CDS encoding DUF2797 domain-containing protein, with amino-acid sequence MSLIATGTLNKMRASLHGAVSYRLPVGDEEVDLSPFLGKTLSLTHTGNIFCCSCGKKTKKSYSQGHCFVCMKKLASCDMCIMKPETCHYDQGTCREPQWGEENCMVDHFVYLSNTSSLKVGITRHTQIPTRWIDQGATQGLPIFKVKTRHISGLIEVELAKHIADKTNWRTLLKGDGEPIELQDRFAELLPLVQDKIAEIKQQFGEDAIEVLSETITDLSYPVQQHPTKITSHNFDKNPVVTGILQGIKGQYLIFDTGVINVRKFTSYEVEVSA; translated from the coding sequence ATGTCATTAATTGCTACTGGTACGCTAAACAAAATGCGTGCTTCTCTCCATGGTGCTGTCAGCTATCGTCTTCCTGTGGGTGATGAAGAAGTCGATCTGTCACCGTTTCTCGGTAAAACACTCTCGTTGACGCATACTGGCAATATTTTTTGTTGCTCATGCGGTAAGAAAACCAAAAAGAGCTATTCTCAAGGCCACTGTTTCGTGTGTATGAAGAAGCTTGCGAGCTGCGATATGTGCATCATGAAGCCAGAGACTTGCCACTACGATCAAGGCACATGCCGCGAACCGCAGTGGGGAGAAGAAAACTGTATGGTGGATCACTTCGTGTATCTATCAAATACATCAAGCTTGAAAGTGGGCATCACTCGCCACACTCAAATTCCAACACGTTGGATTGATCAAGGTGCAACTCAGGGTCTGCCAATTTTCAAAGTCAAAACGCGTCATATTTCAGGCTTGATTGAAGTGGAACTGGCAAAGCATATTGCAGACAAAACAAACTGGCGCACTTTGCTTAAAGGCGATGGTGAACCGATTGAGTTACAAGATCGTTTTGCTGAACTGCTTCCTCTTGTGCAAGACAAGATTGCTGAAATCAAACAGCAATTTGGTGAAGATGCCATCGAGGTGCTGAGCGAAACCATTACCGATCTTAGCTACCCCGTTCAGCAACACCCAACGAAAATCACCTCTCATAACTTCGACAAAAACCCGGTTGTGACTGGTATTTTGCAAGGCATCAAAGGTCAGTATCTGATTTTTGATACCGGTGTGATTAACGTCCGCAAATTTACATCTTACGAAGTTGAAGTAAGCGCATAG
- a CDS encoding diguanylate cyclase, translating into MKWIHKLIFALSICTISLVALYSVLGDTRKLVITPEQFNIYATKDASEGGLSSADITYDAQSLVLNCELKKSSYAWPYCGISVYTDVAKPTHGIDLSNYHTIRLKLHYEEAGNGQNSSHDLRLYLRNYNPEYSKPDDEYTIKYNGMQFSPSNFSETIEIPIKNLQVMTWWLADNKVDIEHSAPEFSNITRIDIATGSGAALGQHKIVIDKIEFEGAYLAQETLLFALLFSWMALGLAFSLHELRKNRAAYEKAKRRHRHLEKVNGTLRAQNYEFAELAHRDALTGAMNRHAVQTWLEQQARQVRWGHSTLSILYMDLDNFKKINDKFGHQMGDDILREFVMVVASSIAPDDRLVRWGGEEFVVFCPDTNIEQAVKKAEMIRKNVANHLWVHGEALTCSIGVAQMQNERVTETMARADEVLYLAKRNGRNRVEVNYGLLSCQKNEA; encoded by the coding sequence ATGAAGTGGATACACAAATTAATCTTCGCTCTTTCGATTTGTACGATCAGTTTAGTTGCTCTGTACAGTGTGTTAGGTGACACGCGTAAGCTCGTCATCACACCTGAACAATTCAATATTTATGCGACAAAAGATGCGAGTGAAGGTGGGCTAAGCTCGGCCGATATCACCTATGATGCACAAAGCTTGGTACTCAATTGTGAGCTGAAAAAAAGCAGTTATGCTTGGCCGTATTGCGGTATCTCGGTTTATACCGATGTAGCGAAGCCAACGCATGGCATCGATCTTTCTAATTACCATACCATCCGATTAAAGCTTCATTATGAAGAGGCGGGCAATGGGCAAAACTCAAGCCATGACTTGCGTCTTTATCTGAGAAACTACAATCCGGAATACTCGAAACCGGATGATGAATACACTATCAAATACAATGGCATGCAGTTTTCTCCATCGAATTTTAGTGAAACCATCGAGATTCCGATTAAGAACTTACAGGTAATGACCTGGTGGCTTGCGGATAACAAGGTCGATATTGAACATTCTGCACCAGAGTTTTCGAACATTACGCGTATTGATATTGCCACTGGTTCGGGTGCTGCGCTTGGTCAGCACAAAATTGTGATTGATAAGATCGAATTTGAAGGTGCCTATCTTGCACAAGAAACGTTGTTGTTTGCTCTATTGTTTTCTTGGATGGCTTTAGGGCTGGCTTTCTCTCTGCATGAACTACGGAAAAACAGAGCGGCGTATGAAAAAGCGAAGCGTCGTCATCGTCATCTAGAAAAAGTGAATGGCACTTTGCGCGCGCAGAATTACGAATTTGCCGAGTTGGCGCACCGAGATGCGCTAACCGGAGCGATGAACCGTCATGCTGTACAAACTTGGTTAGAACAGCAAGCACGCCAAGTACGTTGGGGGCACTCGACGTTGAGCATCCTTTATATGGATTTAGACAACTTTAAGAAGATTAACGATAAGTTCGGGCATCAAATGGGGGACGACATTCTGCGTGAGTTCGTCATGGTCGTTGCCAGTTCTATTGCACCTGATGACCGTTTGGTTCGTTGGGGTGGTGAAGAGTTTGTGGTTTTCTGCCCAGATACCAATATCGAACAAGCCGTGAAAAAGGCCGAGATGATACGCAAGAATGTCGCAAACCACTTGTGGGTTCATGGAGAGGCACTTACTTGCAGTATTGGTGTGGCTCAAATGCAAAATGAGCGCGTAACCGAGACCATGGCAAGAGCCGATGAAGTATTGTATCTCGCTAAGCGTAATGGTCGAAACCGCGTTGAAGTGAATTACGGATTGTTGAGTTGCCAAAAGAATGAGGCATAA
- a CDS encoding SLC13 family permease: MTALAVTLKNWFFTRNSMILNANILLFIILFNTLPFEPQVVTGISILVFVAILWLTEAIHVSITALLIPMLAVFLGVFNTQTALNNFSNSIIFLFLGGFALAAALHKQKLDQALADKVLLIARGRMSVAVFMLFGVSAGLSMWISNTATAAMMLPLVLGVMTKLDAKKNHNTFLFVLLGIAYSASIGGIATLVGSPPNAIAAAEVGLNFTEWMKLGLPISLILMPIAILVLYTMTKPDLSHKFELDHKPVEWTNGKMVTLAIFLLTVTLWIFSKPINTMLGGFAKFDTLVAIGAILLLGASRAVEWKDIEKTTDWGVLILFGGGICLSNVLKATGTSVFLAHSLTGFLEQAGVLLTILSVVAFVVFLTEFASNTASAALLVPVFATIAEALGLSPVILSALIAVAASCAFMLPVATPPNAIVFGTGHIKQKEMMRIGFVLNIACIGALTLFAWLFW, encoded by the coding sequence ATGACCGCACTCGCTGTGACACTGAAGAATTGGTTCTTCACTCGCAACAGCATGATTTTGAATGCCAACATTCTGCTGTTCATTATCTTGTTTAATACCCTACCCTTTGAACCACAAGTCGTAACCGGCATCAGCATCTTAGTGTTTGTTGCGATTCTTTGGTTAACAGAAGCGATTCACGTCAGCATTACTGCTTTGCTGATCCCGATGCTTGCCGTCTTCTTGGGCGTGTTTAACACCCAAACAGCACTGAATAACTTCTCGAACTCAATCATCTTCTTGTTCTTGGGTGGCTTTGCTCTCGCCGCTGCGTTGCACAAGCAGAAACTTGACCAAGCACTCGCTGACAAAGTGTTGCTGATTGCTCGTGGTCGAATGTCTGTCGCGGTATTTATGCTGTTCGGTGTGAGCGCAGGTCTTTCAATGTGGATTTCCAACACAGCAACAGCCGCAATGATGCTTCCTTTGGTATTAGGTGTCATGACGAAACTGGACGCGAAGAAAAACCACAACACTTTCTTGTTCGTTCTTCTCGGTATTGCTTACAGCGCCTCTATCGGCGGTATCGCTACGCTAGTTGGTAGCCCACCAAACGCGATTGCTGCTGCCGAAGTAGGTTTGAACTTCACGGAATGGATGAAGCTAGGTCTGCCAATCTCTTTGATTTTGATGCCAATTGCGATTTTGGTTCTGTACACCATGACCAAGCCAGATTTGAGCCACAAGTTTGAACTTGACCACAAACCTGTTGAGTGGACAAACGGCAAAATGGTCACACTGGCAATCTTCTTACTTACCGTCACTTTGTGGATTTTCAGCAAGCCGATCAACACCATGCTTGGCGGATTTGCAAAATTCGACACCTTGGTCGCGATTGGTGCCATCTTGCTGCTAGGCGCATCTCGAGCAGTAGAATGGAAGGACATTGAAAAGACAACAGACTGGGGTGTTCTGATCCTGTTCGGCGGCGGTATCTGCTTGAGTAACGTTCTAAAAGCGACAGGCACCAGCGTTTTCCTAGCGCACAGCCTAACTGGCTTCCTTGAGCAAGCAGGTGTATTACTCACTATCCTTTCTGTGGTTGCCTTTGTCGTCTTCTTGACTGAGTTTGCAAGTAACACAGCAAGTGCTGCGCTACTGGTACCAGTGTTCGCGACCATTGCCGAAGCACTTGGTCTATCACCAGTGATTCTGTCAGCGCTTATCGCGGTAGCCGCATCTTGTGCCTTCATGTTGCCAGTTGCAACGCCACCAAATGCAATTGTGTTCGGTACGGGTCACATCAAGCAAAAAGAAATGATGAGAATCGGCTTCGTATTAAACATTGCTTGTATCGGTGCACTGACACTGTTCGCTTGGTTGTTCTGGTAA
- a CDS encoding SanA/YdcF family protein produces the protein MLFSRIRSKWKLKCSWKRIALILSISLFGLLLSVVAIDRWVALQAKDNIFIDYDQIPQHEVAVVLGTSKYIGKTLNTYYTHRINAAIELYKQGKVKQFLLSGDNAHRSYNEPWTMKRDLLKAGVPEEVIHLDYAGFRTLDSIVRAKKIFASERFLIVTQRFHCERALFIADAYNIDAQCLAVAGPTANKQKTSMRIRELLARVKAFLDLYVMNTQPRFLGPQEPILAVEDPTEASNAERNIPIE, from the coding sequence TTGCTGTTTTCTCGTATAAGGTCAAAGTGGAAGCTTAAGTGTTCGTGGAAGCGAATTGCTTTGATTTTGTCGATCTCTTTATTTGGACTCCTCCTGTCTGTCGTTGCCATCGACCGCTGGGTCGCATTGCAGGCCAAAGACAATATCTTTATCGATTACGACCAAATACCCCAGCACGAAGTCGCGGTGGTGCTTGGTACGAGTAAATACATCGGAAAGACACTCAACACCTATTACACTCATCGCATCAATGCAGCGATCGAGCTTTATAAACAAGGCAAAGTGAAACAGTTTTTGCTTAGCGGAGACAACGCACATCGCTCTTACAATGAGCCATGGACCATGAAACGAGATCTGCTTAAAGCCGGCGTTCCAGAAGAAGTCATTCATCTCGATTACGCTGGATTTCGGACTTTGGATTCCATCGTGCGAGCAAAAAAGATCTTCGCCTCAGAGCGTTTTTTGATAGTGACTCAACGCTTTCACTGTGAGCGCGCGTTGTTCATTGCCGATGCGTATAACATTGATGCACAGTGCCTTGCAGTCGCAGGCCCAACGGCGAACAAACAAAAAACTTCGATGCGAATTCGTGAACTGCTTGCTCGTGTGAAAGCATTTTTGGATCTCTACGTAATGAATACGCAGCCACGCTTCCTTGGCCCTCAAGAGCCAATTCTTGCGGTAGAAGACCCAACAGAAGCATCAAATGCTGAGCGCAACATTCCTATAGAATAA
- a CDS encoding NAD-dependent malic enzyme: MNNDKRPLYIPYAGPALMATPLLNKGSAFSAEERSSFNLEGLLPETTETIQEQVERAYQQYKSFESDMDKHIYLRNIQDTNETLFYRLVQNHISEMMPIIYTPTVGAACENFSNIYRRGRGLFISYPNRDRIDDLLNNAANHNVKVIVVTDGERILGLGDQGIGGMGIPIGKLSLYTACGGISPAYTLPIVLDVGTNNPQRLADPMYMGWRHPRITGPDYDAFVEEFIQAVQRRWPDALIQFEDFAQKNAMPLLERYKDRICCFNDDIQGTAAVTVGSLLAACKAAGTQLSKQRITFLGAGSAGCGIAEAIIAQMVSEGISDEKARSQVYMVDRWGLLQEGMPNLLDFQQRLVQKHSNTKEWENEENGFSLLDVMRNAKPTVLIGVSGAPGLFSQEVIEEMHKHCKRPIVFPLSNPTSRVEATPNDIIRWTNGEALVATGSPFDPVVHEGRTYPIAQCNNSYIFPGIGLGVLAVNAKRVTDEMLMESSRALATCSPLAINGRGALLPPLEEIHLVSKKIAFAVAKKAIEQGVALEITDEALNDAIDQAFWQPVYRRYKRTAF, translated from the coding sequence ATGAACAACGATAAACGCCCACTATATATTCCATATGCGGGTCCGGCTCTTATGGCAACCCCTCTATTGAACAAAGGCAGTGCTTTTTCTGCTGAAGAACGTAGTTCATTCAACTTAGAAGGTCTGCTTCCAGAGACAACAGAAACAATTCAAGAACAGGTAGAACGTGCCTACCAACAATACAAGAGTTTCGAAAGCGACATGGATAAGCACATTTACCTGCGCAATATCCAAGATACCAACGAAACCCTATTCTACCGTTTAGTACAAAACCATATTTCTGAGATGATGCCGATCATCTACACGCCAACCGTTGGTGCTGCGTGTGAGAACTTCTCGAACATTTACCGTCGTGGTCGTGGTCTATTTATCTCTTACCCGAACCGTGATCGTATCGATGACCTGCTAAACAACGCAGCCAACCACAACGTAAAAGTGATTGTTGTGACTGATGGCGAACGAATCCTAGGTTTGGGTGACCAAGGTATCGGCGGTATGGGTATTCCTATCGGTAAGCTTTCTCTGTACACCGCATGTGGTGGTATCAGCCCTGCTTACACATTGCCTATCGTTCTGGATGTGGGTACAAACAACCCTCAACGTCTTGCTGATCCAATGTACATGGGCTGGCGTCATCCTCGTATTACGGGCCCTGACTACGATGCATTTGTAGAAGAATTCATCCAAGCAGTACAACGCCGTTGGCCGGATGCACTTATCCAGTTTGAAGACTTCGCGCAGAAAAATGCGATGCCTCTACTAGAGCGCTACAAAGACCGTATTTGTTGTTTCAACGATGACATCCAAGGTACGGCAGCAGTAACCGTAGGCTCTCTACTGGCAGCATGTAAAGCGGCGGGTACTCAACTTTCTAAACAGCGCATCACTTTCTTAGGTGCGGGTTCTGCGGGTTGTGGTATCGCAGAAGCGATCATTGCGCAAATGGTATCGGAAGGGATTTCTGACGAGAAAGCACGCTCTCAAGTTTACATGGTCGATCGCTGGGGTCTGTTACAAGAAGGTATGCCTAACCTGCTTGATTTCCAACAGCGTTTGGTCCAAAAACACAGCAACACAAAAGAGTGGGAAAATGAAGAAAATGGCTTCTCACTACTGGATGTAATGCGTAACGCGAAACCAACGGTACTGATTGGTGTATCAGGTGCTCCTGGCCTATTTAGCCAAGAAGTAATCGAAGAGATGCACAAACACTGCAAGCGTCCGATTGTCTTCCCGCTATCAAACCCAACCAGCCGTGTTGAAGCAACACCAAACGACATCATCCGTTGGACAAACGGTGAAGCGCTAGTGGCAACGGGTAGTCCGTTTGATCCTGTGGTTCACGAAGGTCGCACTTACCCTATCGCACAATGTAACAACAGCTACATCTTCCCAGGTATCGGTCTTGGCGTTTTAGCGGTTAACGCAAAACGCGTGACTGACGAAATGCTAATGGAATCAAGCCGAGCGCTGGCTACATGTTCTCCACTTGCGATTAATGGTCGTGGTGCACTTCTACCACCTTTGGAAGAAATCCACCTAGTATCGAAGAAGATCGCTTTTGCCGTTGCGAAGAAAGCAATCGAGCAAGGTGTGGCACTGGAAATCACAGACGAAGCGCTAAACGATGCTATTGACCAAGCGTTCTGGCAGCCAGTTTACCGCCGCTACAAACGCACAGCATTCTAA
- a CDS encoding helicase-related protein encodes MFQLPIDSLQAEFDQHVKHHHLVVEAETGSGKSTRLPLWAAKHGRVLVIEPRRIACTSLAEFLAEQSGEPIGNKIGYAIKLHAYFDENTEVVFVTPGVALRWFAEDKLASFDIVIVDEFHERRWDIDLLTAILKQENQHRLIVTSATLEGEKLAHYLNAHRLRSEGRCFPVSVTHRVIDSRHLPNKKGCENDVVKTVKEALEDEEGDILVFLPGRKEIAQCAQMLQHLDDVLLVKLHASVSDEERHRALTVQAQRKVVLATNVAETSLTIPNIRVVIDSGLERRTVQRNGRTALTLTNISKASAAQRMGRAGRVAEGTCIRLFGEHAPLELVTPPELHREELVEPMLAAACCGYRLSELHFLDAVPEKSLNAALLCLQAMGALDDNGDVTEHGKKVYPLPIDALFADLVTRIPTKAEKEAMIDLAAALSVPAQLYQLQGGEATEALEQEEPLGCDASLMIRLVRGEQLPVVIVDTSVLEEAQGLAKQMRDVFELPQLEVASRYRRDQLTQAIAALHPELVFVRRERRRDALGNGSMEMVVGRNSRFPDKSEAALVLDSHSVPGRGVKQTLNLASVMMPISLDLIKTLELGEWHQGDTQYEDDTPLATMHLVYAGRTIFTEHQALQGEVAIQSIVDMIEQEMLLQGFAPLRKQQIQHWKIYNSLGLNTELVDKKVLDELCFSVWLTEQLATLGVESVDDIELFEADDLPFEGIPEWEYNDFAEQYPLKLVLAELKLDVEYFVSRKLVHVIYTEGNRKGDPKRWELPRWAGWKVQYKKASRVVDVK; translated from the coding sequence ATGTTTCAACTGCCTATCGATAGCTTACAAGCTGAATTTGACCAACACGTGAAGCACCACCACCTCGTTGTGGAAGCCGAAACGGGTTCGGGTAAGTCAACACGCCTTCCTCTTTGGGCGGCAAAGCACGGACGTGTTTTGGTCATCGAGCCACGTCGAATTGCTTGTACCTCATTAGCTGAGTTTCTTGCGGAGCAATCTGGTGAGCCGATAGGTAACAAAATTGGTTACGCGATCAAGCTGCATGCGTATTTCGATGAGAACACGGAAGTTGTGTTTGTGACGCCGGGTGTAGCGTTGCGTTGGTTTGCGGAAGACAAACTTGCAAGCTTCGACATCGTGATAGTGGACGAATTTCACGAACGTCGCTGGGACATTGATCTACTAACCGCAATTTTGAAGCAAGAAAATCAGCATCGATTGATAGTGACATCTGCCACATTAGAGGGCGAAAAACTCGCACATTATCTTAATGCTCATCGTCTTCGCTCAGAAGGGCGCTGTTTTCCTGTCTCGGTGACTCATCGAGTAATAGACAGTCGTCATCTGCCCAATAAAAAAGGGTGTGAAAATGACGTGGTGAAAACAGTAAAAGAAGCCCTTGAAGATGAGGAAGGCGATATCTTGGTGTTCTTACCAGGTCGAAAAGAGATCGCTCAGTGCGCGCAGATGTTACAGCACTTGGATGATGTGCTGTTGGTGAAACTTCATGCCTCGGTCAGTGATGAAGAGCGACATCGAGCTTTAACTGTTCAAGCGCAGCGCAAAGTGGTGCTGGCAACCAATGTCGCGGAAACGTCGCTTACCATTCCTAACATCCGCGTTGTGATTGATAGCGGTTTGGAGCGAAGAACGGTTCAGCGCAACGGACGTACTGCTCTCACATTAACCAACATTTCAAAAGCCAGTGCAGCACAGCGAATGGGGCGTGCAGGGCGTGTAGCAGAAGGCACTTGTATCCGTTTATTTGGCGAACATGCTCCATTAGAGTTGGTCACGCCACCGGAGTTGCATCGTGAAGAGCTGGTAGAGCCCATGCTTGCGGCGGCGTGTTGTGGCTATCGTTTATCTGAGCTGCACTTTCTTGATGCGGTTCCAGAAAAGTCATTGAACGCAGCACTTCTGTGTTTGCAAGCGATGGGTGCATTAGACGATAACGGTGACGTAACTGAGCACGGCAAAAAAGTCTATCCACTGCCAATTGATGCGCTATTCGCCGATCTGGTGACTCGCATTCCGACCAAAGCCGAAAAAGAAGCCATGATCGATTTAGCGGCAGCGCTCTCCGTGCCTGCACAGCTGTATCAACTGCAAGGGGGAGAGGCAACAGAGGCACTAGAGCAAGAAGAACCTTTGGGGTGTGACGCGTCGCTAATGATTCGGTTGGTGCGTGGAGAACAGCTTCCTGTTGTGATTGTTGATACCAGTGTGCTGGAAGAAGCGCAAGGCTTAGCAAAGCAGATGCGGGACGTATTTGAATTGCCTCAATTGGAAGTGGCTTCGCGTTATCGACGAGATCAACTGACTCAAGCGATAGCGGCTTTGCATCCTGAATTGGTGTTTGTGCGCAGAGAGCGTCGCCGAGATGCACTTGGCAATGGTTCGATGGAAATGGTCGTTGGTCGAAACAGTCGTTTTCCGGATAAAAGTGAAGCGGCTTTGGTGCTAGATAGCCACAGCGTACCGGGTAGGGGAGTTAAACAAACGCTCAACCTTGCATCTGTCATGATGCCGATTTCGCTCGACCTCATTAAAACGCTCGAACTGGGAGAATGGCACCAAGGTGATACTCAATACGAAGATGATACTCCGCTAGCAACTATGCACTTAGTGTACGCTGGTCGGACAATATTCACCGAGCATCAAGCGTTACAAGGTGAAGTGGCGATTCAATCTATCGTCGACATGATCGAACAAGAAATGTTGTTGCAAGGATTTGCTCCATTGCGAAAACAACAAATTCAACACTGGAAAATCTACAATTCCCTAGGTCTGAATACTGAACTGGTGGATAAGAAAGTCCTTGATGAACTTTGTTTTTCTGTTTGGCTGACTGAACAACTGGCAACGCTCGGCGTTGAAAGTGTTGATGACATCGAATTGTTCGAGGCTGATGACCTTCCATTTGAAGGCATTCCCGAGTGGGAATACAACGACTTCGCAGAGCAGTACCCTCTGAAGCTCGTGTTAGCTGAGCTCAAGCTTGATGTGGAATATTTTGTGTCTCGCAAGTTGGTTCATGTCATCTACACAGAAGGAAATCGCAAAGGTGACCCTAAACGCTGGGAACTTCCAAGATGGGCTGGGTGGAAAGTTCAGTACAAAAAAGCCAGCCGTGTGGTAGATGTAAAATAA
- a CDS encoding phospholipase A: MKYKVIPLLLCPVLAYGKDITHISTYEDNYVLGTYTTDINQSAYSEMGSEMDSLQDFEVKFQISASIPFYRFSSGTALMGAYTQKSLWQLANSDISSPFRETNYKPQVFLAHQSNMLLFNHVEAGYKHESNGQSSKLSRSWDRLYVAAERFSGPVEYGVHAWWVITTENDDMENYYAPYELWAKVYTRAGVVNTRGFYNFADDKGGVELGYTFYFNDILGVYLQGYHGYGETLIDYDHSQTRVGLGIKLMNL; encoded by the coding sequence ATGAAGTATAAAGTAATTCCGCTCTTGTTGTGCCCCGTACTTGCTTACGGAAAAGACATTACCCATATCTCTACCTACGAAGACAACTACGTTCTAGGTACATACACCACAGACATCAACCAAAGCGCCTACAGTGAAATGGGCTCAGAGATGGATTCACTGCAAGATTTTGAAGTGAAGTTTCAGATCTCAGCATCAATTCCATTTTATCGCTTCAGCTCAGGCACTGCTTTGATGGGGGCTTATACTCAAAAGTCCCTATGGCAACTGGCAAACTCTGATATCTCATCGCCATTTAGAGAAACAAACTACAAGCCGCAAGTGTTCTTAGCGCATCAATCGAACATGTTGTTGTTCAATCATGTTGAAGCCGGTTACAAACATGAATCGAACGGTCAATCCAGCAAACTGTCACGCAGTTGGGATCGTCTATATGTCGCTGCCGAGCGTTTTTCTGGCCCAGTCGAGTATGGCGTACATGCATGGTGGGTGATTACCACAGAAAATGACGACATGGAAAATTACTACGCACCTTACGAGTTGTGGGCGAAAGTTTATACCCGTGCGGGCGTGGTCAATACGCGCGGTTTTTACAACTTTGCTGATGATAAAGGTGGGGTTGAACTAGGTTACACATTCTATTTCAATGACATTCTTGGTGTATATCTTCAAGGTTACCATGGCTACGGTGAAACGCTGATCGACTATGACCATTCTCAAACCCGTGTTGGGCTTGGCATTAAGCTGATGAATCTATAA
- a CDS encoding alkaline phosphatase D family protein codes for MSLSRRDFMKVVSSTAVATGLIGCGSDDNESVAVSFEHGVASGDPTQAQVIIWTRVTTAASYVDVSWQVASDMEFSNVVQSGVFTTDTGRDFTVKVDVQNLNANSQYYYRFMVGEMMSEVGQTQTLPEDGVEKASMAVVSCANYPAGYFHVYREILNQHEQSPFDVVLHLGDYIYEYGAGGYASEDAAALGREPSKGTECITLDDYRKRYAQYRQDADLQALHAKLPMIAVWDDHELANDTWKNGAENHQDDEGSFIDRRAAAAAAWTEWLPVRENTFSNMLIYRQFSFGNLVNLMMLDTRLVGRDKPLDYFSLSAPTMEAIGGLVAQSRSADRELLGTEQLAWLMKEFNTHDAKWNVLGQQVLMSRMELPSSVMTAMFQLFTSTEEKKTEALLAVNTAITGYLADPSADPISLPYNLDAWDGYYVEREKVYQLAKASSGNFVCLAGDTHNAWASELKDVSNNPIGVEFATSSVSSPGLEEYLALDPVAIAQMEYTLPHLVSELQWADIKQRGFMRVTFTADAAQSTWYLVSTIKDKKYQVTTKSASTTNGTTLDII; via the coding sequence ATGTCTTTGTCTCGTCGAGACTTTATGAAAGTTGTCTCTTCAACCGCCGTTGCTACCGGTCTAATCGGTTGTGGCAGCGACGATAATGAATCCGTTGCCGTTAGTTTTGAACATGGTGTCGCCAGTGGCGATCCGACTCAAGCACAAGTGATTATTTGGACTCGGGTGACTACAGCCGCGAGTTACGTGGATGTGAGCTGGCAAGTCGCATCCGACATGGAGTTTTCAAATGTCGTGCAAAGTGGCGTATTCACTACCGATACAGGACGTGATTTCACGGTAAAAGTGGACGTACAAAACCTCAACGCCAATTCTCAGTACTACTACCGATTTATGGTCGGCGAGATGATGAGTGAGGTAGGGCAAACTCAAACTCTACCTGAAGATGGTGTCGAAAAAGCATCGATGGCGGTGGTGTCTTGCGCCAACTATCCAGCGGGTTATTTCCACGTTTATCGCGAGATCTTAAATCAACATGAACAATCGCCATTCGACGTTGTGTTACATCTTGGTGACTACATTTATGAATATGGGGCTGGAGGCTATGCCAGTGAAGATGCCGCTGCATTAGGGCGCGAACCGAGCAAAGGCACAGAATGTATCACGCTGGACGATTACCGAAAAAGATACGCCCAATATCGTCAAGATGCCGATCTGCAAGCATTACATGCCAAACTGCCCATGATTGCAGTTTGGGATGATCACGAGTTAGCTAATGACACATGGAAAAATGGCGCAGAGAACCATCAAGACGATGAAGGTAGCTTTATCGACCGTCGAGCCGCCGCTGCGGCTGCATGGACTGAGTGGTTGCCAGTTCGTGAGAATACATTCTCAAACATGTTGATTTATCGTCAGTTCTCATTTGGCAACTTAGTGAATCTCATGATGCTCGATACGCGCCTTGTCGGTCGTGATAAGCCATTGGATTACTTCTCACTCAGTGCACCAACAATGGAAGCTATCGGTGGGTTAGTTGCTCAATCACGCAGTGCAGACAGAGAACTGCTAGGCACTGAACAACTTGCTTGGTTGATGAAAGAGTTCAACACGCACGATGCAAAATGGAACGTTTTAGGCCAACAAGTTTTGATGTCGCGAATGGAGCTACCAAGTTCAGTGATGACGGCGATGTTCCAACTGTTTACGTCTACAGAAGAGAAGAAAACAGAAGCTTTGTTGGCGGTCAATACAGCGATTACCGGTTATCTTGCCGATCCAAGTGCAGATCCCATTTCTCTGCCTTACAACCTCGATGCTTGGGATGGTTACTATGTCGAGCGTGAAAAAGTCTACCAACTGGCCAAAGCAAGTAGTGGCAATTTTGTGTGTTTAGCGGGCGATACTCACAACGCGTGGGCAAGTGAGTTAAAAGATGTGTCAAACAATCCGATAGGGGTCGAGTTTGCGACGAGCTCGGTGAGCTCTCCGGGGTTGGAAGAGTATTTGGCGTTGGACCCGGTGGCGATTGCTCAAATGGAATACACCTTGCCGCATTTAGTCTCCGAGCTGCAATGGGCTGACATTAAACAACGTGGCTTTATGCGAGTGACCTTTACTGCTGATGCCGCTCAATCAACGTGGTACTTGGTGTCGACCATCAAAGATAAAAAGTATCAGGTGACGACGAAGTCGGCGTCTACGACAAATGGCACAACGTTAGACATTATCTAA